Proteins from one Arthrobacter sp. Soc17.1.1.1 genomic window:
- a CDS encoding class I SAM-dependent methyltransferase, producing the protein MDRWLVGPQGHRLRRAADPLVVDLGYGAAPVTAVELFTRLRSVRPDVEVVGIEIDPARVAAAAPLARPGLDFRQGGFELPLDGRRPVVVRAFNVLRQYDEDEYAAYWDEVRRRLAPGGVFIDGTCDEIGRRATWATLDSDGPVSLSVSLRFGAFALPSDVAERLPKALIHRNVPGERVHAYLRALDKAWLDAAALASFGNRQRWTAACAALKADGWPLLDGPSRWRLGEVTVAWEAVRPGPTNGGYQGP; encoded by the coding sequence ATGGACCGCTGGCTCGTGGGGCCCCAGGGCCACCGCCTCCGCCGCGCCGCGGACCCGCTCGTCGTGGACCTCGGCTACGGGGCTGCCCCGGTCACCGCCGTCGAGCTGTTCACACGCCTGCGGTCCGTGCGCCCCGACGTCGAGGTGGTCGGCATCGAGATCGACCCCGCTCGGGTGGCCGCCGCGGCACCGCTCGCCCGCCCCGGCCTCGACTTCCGGCAGGGCGGCTTCGAGCTGCCGCTGGACGGCCGGCGGCCGGTGGTCGTGCGCGCCTTCAACGTGCTGCGGCAGTACGACGAGGACGAGTACGCCGCCTACTGGGACGAGGTGCGCCGCCGGCTGGCCCCCGGCGGCGTGTTCATCGACGGCACGTGCGACGAGATCGGGCGCCGTGCCACCTGGGCCACGCTCGACAGCGACGGACCGGTCTCACTGAGTGTGTCGCTGCGCTTCGGTGCGTTCGCGCTGCCCTCCGACGTGGCGGAGCGGCTGCCCAAGGCGCTGATCCACCGGAACGTGCCCGGTGAGCGCGTCCACGCGTATCTCCGCGCGCTGGACAAGGCCTGGCTCGACGCCGCGGCACTCGCCTCGTTCGGCAACCGGCAGCGCTGGACGGCGGCGTGCGCCGCCCTGAAGGCGGACGGGTGGCCCTTGCTGGACGGTCCGTCCCGGTGGCGGCTCGGCGAGGTCACCGTCGCCTGGGAGGCCGTGCGGCCGGGCCCGACGAACGGCGGCTACCAGGGGCCGTAG
- a CDS encoding sensor histidine kinase, with translation MTVDPLLLTLVAGLVGLALGVSGMAAFRASEAQRVRLLYEDEPSLPDGAAEVLSIIGRAYVIVDAIDGVVRASPAAYAFGLVRGHTVVHSELLDLTARVRRDGVIEQQQLELPRGPFGQGTIVVQVRVAALGAEYILILADDRTEITRSEEIRNDFVANVSHELKTPVGAISLLAEAIDDAAEDEVAVRRFAQRMHKESGRLSALVQDIIELSRLQGADVVRRGKAVDVNSVIAEAVDRNKLPAESKQIDIVVGGSAPTPVYGDRDLLMTAFRNLIDNAIRYSPEGTRVGVGVRSRDGLVQVSVTDQGSGITPEEQERIFERFYRIDAARSRQTGGTGLGLSIVKHVVSNHGGEVTVWSQAGQGSTFTVRLPEMEGTSEDDAPSAADGATTQGADRKSARKGSTAVHEQGVKA, from the coding sequence ATGACCGTGGACCCCCTTCTCCTGACGCTCGTGGCCGGGCTGGTCGGCCTGGCCCTCGGTGTGAGCGGCATGGCGGCGTTCCGCGCCAGCGAGGCCCAGCGGGTCCGGCTCCTCTACGAGGACGAGCCGTCGCTGCCCGACGGCGCCGCCGAGGTCCTGTCCATCATCGGCCGTGCGTACGTGATCGTGGACGCGATCGACGGCGTCGTCCGGGCCAGTCCGGCCGCCTACGCGTTCGGGCTGGTACGCGGTCACACCGTGGTGCACTCCGAACTCCTCGACCTGACGGCCCGCGTCCGGCGCGACGGCGTGATCGAGCAGCAGCAGCTCGAGCTCCCCCGGGGGCCGTTCGGCCAAGGCACGATCGTGGTGCAGGTCCGGGTGGCGGCCCTGGGCGCCGAGTACATCCTGATCCTCGCGGACGACCGCACGGAGATCACCCGCAGCGAGGAGATCCGCAACGACTTCGTGGCGAACGTCTCGCACGAGCTGAAGACGCCGGTGGGTGCCATCTCCCTCCTCGCCGAGGCCATAGACGATGCCGCCGAGGACGAGGTGGCGGTCCGCCGCTTCGCGCAGCGCATGCACAAGGAGTCCGGGCGCCTGTCGGCACTCGTGCAGGACATCATCGAGCTCTCCCGCCTGCAGGGCGCCGACGTCGTGCGCCGCGGCAAGGCCGTGGACGTGAACTCGGTCATCGCGGAGGCCGTGGACCGCAACAAGCTCCCCGCGGAGAGCAAGCAGATCGACATCGTCGTCGGCGGTTCCGCTCCCACGCCGGTGTACGGTGACCGCGACCTCCTCATGACGGCCTTCCGCAACCTCATCGACAACGCCATCCGCTACTCGCCCGAGGGCACGCGGGTGGGAGTGGGCGTGCGGTCGCGGGACGGCCTCGTGCAGGTGTCGGTCACCGACCAGGGCTCGGGCATCACGCCCGAGGAGCAGGAGCGCATCTTCGAGCGGTTCTACCGCATCGACGCCGCCCGTTCACGCCAGACCGGCGGCACGGGCCTCGGCCTCAGCATCGTCAAGCACGTGGTCTCGAACCACGGCGGCGAGGTGACGGTGTGGTCGCAGGCCGGGCAGGGCAGCACGTTCACGGTCCGCCTGCCGGAGATGGAGGGGACGTCGGAGGACGACGCCCCGTCCGCCGCGGACGGAGCGACGACGCAGGGCGCCGACAGGAAGTCGGCGAGGAAGGGCAGCACCGCTGTCCATGAGCAGGGAGTCAAGGCTTGA
- the phoU gene encoding phosphate signaling complex protein PhoU: MRKVFQAELHQIGEELIEISQLVSEAIQKANSAFQGADTELAQEVIAADARIDFLQNSLDERAIDILALQGPVASDLRMIVGALRMSASLERMGDLARHVAQLARLRFPANVIPESIRPTFDELAALDVQIAAKVTELLETRNLDLSNEINAANARVNELHAGVFRTVASEDWNETAPTTVDVTLASRYYERFADHGVSVARKVTYLVTGEWQPSAPLN; the protein is encoded by the coding sequence GTGCGTAAGGTATTCCAGGCCGAGCTCCATCAGATCGGGGAGGAGCTGATCGAGATCTCGCAGCTCGTCTCCGAAGCGATCCAGAAGGCCAACAGCGCCTTCCAGGGGGCCGACACCGAGCTCGCGCAGGAGGTCATCGCCGCCGACGCGCGGATCGACTTCCTCCAGAACTCCCTCGATGAGCGCGCGATCGACATCCTCGCCCTGCAGGGGCCCGTGGCATCCGACCTCCGCATGATCGTCGGCGCGCTGCGGATGAGCGCGTCGCTGGAGCGCATGGGGGACCTCGCCCGGCACGTGGCGCAGCTCGCACGCCTGCGGTTCCCCGCGAACGTCATCCCAGAGAGCATCCGGCCCACCTTCGACGAACTCGCCGCACTCGACGTGCAGATCGCGGCGAAGGTCACCGAGCTGCTGGAGACGCGCAACCTGGACCTGAGCAACGAGATCAACGCGGCCAACGCGCGCGTCAACGAACTGCACGCGGGCGTCTTCAGGACCGTCGCCTCCGAGGACTGGAACGAGACCGCGCCGACGACCGTCGACGTGACCCTCGCGAGCCGCTACTACGAGCGTTTCGCCGATCACGGGGTCTCCGTGGCCAGGAAGGTCACCTACCTCGTCACCGGCGAATGGCAGCCCAGCGCGCCGCTGAACTGA
- a CDS encoding phosphoglyceromutase — MTYTLILLRHGQSEWNEKNLFTGWVDVALTEKGREEATRGGHLLTEAGILPDIVYTSRQKRAIITANLALEAADRSWIDVKRNWRLNERHYGALQGKDKAQTLAEFGEEQFMEWRRSYDTPPPPLDDASEFSQAGDPRYADLGDAVPRTECLKDVLDRFLPYWESDITVDIKAGRTVLIAAHGNSLRALVKHLDGISDRDIASLNIPTGIPLVYELDEDLKPVKAGGTYLDADAAAAAIEAVANQGKH, encoded by the coding sequence ATGACCTACACACTGATCCTGCTGCGCCATGGGCAGAGCGAATGGAACGAGAAGAACCTCTTCACCGGCTGGGTGGACGTCGCCCTCACGGAGAAGGGCCGCGAGGAAGCCACCCGCGGCGGACACCTGCTGACCGAGGCCGGCATCCTTCCCGACATCGTCTACACGTCCCGGCAGAAGCGCGCCATCATCACCGCGAATCTCGCACTCGAGGCCGCCGACCGCAGCTGGATCGACGTCAAGCGCAACTGGCGGCTCAACGAGCGCCACTACGGCGCGCTGCAGGGCAAGGACAAGGCCCAGACCCTCGCGGAGTTCGGCGAGGAGCAGTTCATGGAATGGCGCCGGTCCTACGACACCCCGCCGCCGCCGCTCGACGACGCCAGCGAGTTCTCGCAGGCCGGCGACCCGCGCTATGCGGACCTCGGCGACGCCGTCCCCCGCACCGAATGCCTGAAGGACGTCCTCGACCGCTTCCTGCCGTACTGGGAGTCCGACATCACGGTGGACATCAAGGCCGGCAGGACCGTCCTGATCGCCGCCCACGGCAACTCGCTGCGCGCCCTCGTGAAGCACCTCGACGGCATCAGCGACAGGGACATCGCCTCGCTGAACATCCCCACGGGCATCCCGCTCGTCTACGAGCTGGATGAGGACCTCAAGCCCGTGAAGGCAGGCGGCACCTACCTCGACGCCGATGCCGCGGCCGCTGCCATCGAGGCGGTCGCGAACCAGGGCAAGCACTAG